In a genomic window of Bemisia tabaci chromosome 1, PGI_BMITA_v3:
- the LOC109038569 gene encoding uncharacterized isomerase PA3578: protein MPLEFHHVDAFAEAPFTGNPAAVYRLDTWLPDDLLQKIAREHNLSETVFVAREGATWRIRWFTPRAEVKLCGHATLAAAHVLFSVYGTSGDRLEFSSRAGSLSVTREADRLTLDFPALVPKEVVVPDLERILGARPLEVLVDGAGGGRADKLLVVLDSERAVKEVAPDLQGVAGLTYEGVIVTAPGGEVDFVSRYFAPAVGVDEDPVTGSAHCCLIPYWVRRLGKQELTAFQVSARGGRLWCRLDGDRVRISGKAVTVLTGRLLI from the coding sequence ATGCCGCTTGAATTCCACCACGTGGACGCCTTCGCGGAGGCGCCGTTCACAGGCAACCCGGCCGCCGTGTACCGGCTGGACACCTGGCTCCCCGACGACCTCCTCCAGAAGATCGCCCGGGAACACAACCTCTCCGAAACCGTCTTCGTGGCCCGCGAGGGCGCCACTTGGCGGATCCGCTGGTTCACCCCGCGCGCCGAGGTCAAGCTCTGCGGTCACGCGACCCTCGCCGCCGCGCACGTCCTCTTCAGCGTCTACGGGACGAGCGGCGACCGTCTGGAGTTCTCCAGCCGCGCCGGGTCGCTGTCCGTGACCCGCGAGGCGGACCGTTTGACATTGGACTTCCCGGCGCTGGTCCCGAAGGAGGTCGTCGTCCCCGACCTGGAGCGGATCCTGGGGGCTCGCCCGCTGGAGGTGCTGGTTGACGGGGCGGGTGGAGGTCGCGCCGATAAGCTCCTGGTGGTGCTGGACTCGGAGCGGGCCGTCAAGGAGGTCGCGCCTGACCTCCAAGGCGTGGCTGGGCTCACCTACGAGGGGGTGATAGTCACCGCCCCTGGCGGGGAGGTCGATTTCGTGTCCCGCTATTTCGCGCCTGCTGTCGGCGTCGATGAGGACCCGGTGACCGGCTCCGCTCACTGTTGTCTCATCCCGTACTGGGTCCGGCGGCTGGGGAAGCAGGAGCTCACCGCCTTCCAGGTGTCCGCCCGTGGAGGTCGGCTTTGGTGTCGCTTGGATGGAGATCGAGTTCGCATTTCCGGGAAAGCCGTGACGGTACTCACGGGACGGCTCCTCATCTGA